The genomic window ACCAGGTCGTCGTCGGCGTCGTCCTCAACGTCCTCGTCTCGGGCCTCACGAGCTTCCTGTTCTCCACGCTCCTCACGGACTCGAAGAACCTCAACCAGGCCATGCACCTGCCGACCCTGCCGATCCCGGTCCTCGCGGAGATCCCCGTCATCGGTCCCGTCCTGTTCAAGCAGACGATCCTCGTCTACCTCATGTACCTGGCCGTCGCGGTGCTGTCCTTCATGCTGTTCCGCTCGCGCTGGGGCCTGCGGATGCGAGCCGTCGGCGAGCACCCCAAGGCGGCGGACACCGTCGGCATCAAGGTCATGCGCACCCGCGTCAACAACCTCATGCTCGGCGGTGCGCTCGCCGGCCTGGGCGGCGCCTTCTTCACGATCGGCTCCGGTCTGTCCTTCACCAAGGACATCTCCGCCGGCAACGGCTACATCGCCCTGGCCGCCATGATCCTCGGCGCCTGGAACCCGGTGGGCACGCTGTACGCGGCGCTGCTGTTCGGCTTCGCGACCTCCGTCGGTCAGACGCTCTCCGTCGTCGGTACGCCGATCCCGTCGAACTTCATCCTCATGATCCCCTACATCGTGACGATTCTGGCCGTCGCAGGCTTCGTCGGGAAGGTCCGCGCCCCCGCCGCCGAGGGCGTCCCCTACCCGTGATCGGCGCTCCCGCCCGACCGTGTCGGCCCGTCCCGGACTCCCCGGGGCGGGTCGACCCGCGCCCGGGGCCGGTGGGGACGGGGCCTTGCCGTGGCCCCCTCGCTGAGCTCGGCGCGACCCGCGCGCTGGGCTCGGTCCGCACGACGGCGAGTCGGCGCGCCCGCACGCGGCCGACGCGCGCGGGCGGGCGCAGGCTCGCCAGCCCCCGTGGCTTTGCGCGATGATGAGCCGGTGACCACTGCAGCACAGGACGTCCCACCCGTCGACGACGAGGTCTGGGAGCGGCTGCGAGCCCTCGCCGTCGACGCCATGGAGCACGCCTACGCCCCGTACTCCCGCTTCCGGGTCGGGGCCGCCGCCCTCGTCGACGACGGGCGCCTCGTCTCGGGCTGCAACGTCGAGAACGCCGGCTACGGCGTCACCCTGTGCGCCGAGTGCGGCCTCGTCTCCGATCTCGTTCGCACCGGGGGAGGGCGCCTCGTCGCCTTCGCCTGCGTCGACGGGCGCGGCGAGGCCTGCTCGCCGTGCGGCCGCTGCCGCCAGGTCCTCTCCGAGCACGCGGCCCCCGGCATGCTCCTCTCCATGCCCGGAGGCACGATGACGATCGACGAGGTCCTGCCCGGCCGCTTCACCGACGGAGACCTCGCGGCCGTCCCCGGCGCCGCCACCGCCGCGACCGGCCCCGCCAGCTGACCCCCCTGCCCCGAGATCGGGACATCCTGACCTCGAGATCGGGACATCCTGCCCGCCGGCACCCGCAGCCCGGCCGCCGACGGCGCAGCCGCAGGCACCCACCGCACTCCAAGGAGAACCGCATGACCACCGCCCCCGACGTCGAGCCCTTCGACGCCGTCGACGTCATCGCCGCCAAGCGCGACCGCGCCCGCCTCACCGACGCCCAGATCGACTGGGTCATCGACGCCTACACCCGCGGCGCCGTCGCCGACGAGCAGATGAGCGCGCTGGCCATGGCGATCTACCTCAACGGCATGGACCGCGCCGAGATCGCCCGCTGGACCGACGCCATGATCCGCTCGGGCGAGCGCATGGACTTCTCCGCCCTCGGACGCCCCACCGCGGACAAGCACTCCACCGGTGGCGTCGGCGACAAGATCACCCTCCCGCTCGCCCCGCTCGTCGCCGTCTTCGGCGTCAGCGTCCCCCAGCTCTCCGGCCGCGGCCTCGGGCACACCGGCGGCACCCTCGACAAGCTCGAGTCGATCCCCGGCTGGCGCGCGGCCCTCACCAATGAGGAGATCGACGCCATGCTCGGGACCGAGGGCCCCGGCGCCGTCATCTGCGCCGCCGGCTCCGGTCTCGCCCCCGCCGACAAGAAGCTCTACGCCCTGCGCGACACCACCGGCACCGTCTCCTGCATCCCGCTCATCGCCTCCTCGGTCATGTCCAAGAAGATCGCCGAGGGCACCGGTGCCCTGGTCCTCGACGTCAAGGTCGGCTCCGGCGCCTTCATGAAGGAGATGGCCCAGGCCCGGGAGCTCGCGGAGACCATGGTCGCCCTCGGCCAGGACGCCGGCACCGCCACCCGCGCCCTCCTCACCGACATGTCCACGCCGCTCGGCCTCACCGCCGGCAACGCCCTCGAGGTCCGCGAGGCCGTCGAGGTCCTCTCCGGCGGCGGCCCGGCCGACGTCGTCGACCTCACCGTCGCCCTCGCCTCCGAGATGCTCGACGCCGCCGGCCACCCGGTGGAGGAGCCCGAGCTGCGGGCAGCCCTCGCCGA from Actinomyces radicidentis includes these protein-coding regions:
- a CDS encoding ABC transporter permease, whose product is MSTATTAPAASRAAAATSGEVREPIALKMPVTGVVVSLLCVLMAATAHGTTSFKVATSADFFQISDVTVGARGTILVMLVVALAATAFAWLRAVARRRVAAWVGIVLGLAFVLAFLTWAGAGRSTVMPLVTILSSTLALSVPLVFGGLAGVIGERSGTINIAIEGQLLGGAFLGAVVASAAGSPWIGLVAAPVAGVLVALLLALFGLKYRVNQVVVGVVLNVLVSGLTSFLFSTLLTDSKNLNQAMHLPTLPIPVLAEIPVIGPVLFKQTILVYLMYLAVAVLSFMLFRSRWGLRMRAVGEHPKAADTVGIKVMRTRVNNLMLGGALAGLGGAFFTIGSGLSFTKDISAGNGYIALAAMILGAWNPVGTLYAALLFGFATSVGQTLSVVGTPIPSNFILMIPYIVTILAVAGFVGKVRAPAAEGVPYP
- a CDS encoding cytidine deaminase, producing the protein MTTAAQDVPPVDDEVWERLRALAVDAMEHAYAPYSRFRVGAAALVDDGRLVSGCNVENAGYGVTLCAECGLVSDLVRTGGGRLVAFACVDGRGEACSPCGRCRQVLSEHAAPGMLLSMPGGTMTIDEVLPGRFTDGDLAAVPGAATAATGPAS
- a CDS encoding thymidine phosphorylase; translated protein: MTTAPDVEPFDAVDVIAAKRDRARLTDAQIDWVIDAYTRGAVADEQMSALAMAIYLNGMDRAEIARWTDAMIRSGERMDFSALGRPTADKHSTGGVGDKITLPLAPLVAVFGVSVPQLSGRGLGHTGGTLDKLESIPGWRAALTNEEIDAMLGTEGPGAVICAAGSGLAPADKKLYALRDTTGTVSCIPLIASSVMSKKIAEGTGALVLDVKVGSGAFMKEMAQARELAETMVALGQDAGTATRALLTDMSTPLGLTAGNALEVREAVEVLSGGGPADVVDLTVALASEMLDAAGHPVEEPELRAALADGRAMDVWREMIRRQDGDPDAPLPVAPETETVTAPDDGVLTELDALSVGVAAWRLGAGRARKEDPVQAVAGVEMHAKPGDAVRKGQTLLTLHTETPERFGRALEALAGGLTISEPGSQAAQDAIARREAGVVLDRIA